The genome window AAAGAGCAAGATATTTCCCTCAGGAGTTGGTGGAGATCAAAAACAGGGTTTAAAGAGAGGTGGTCAAAATACAACTCCAAATAAATGATAATTTTGCTCTATAATTATTGGATGTGTAAATAAGCAACTGTTTGCTAAGAACTTATCACCAACTTTTTAAGTTGAGGTTATGTCAATGTTGCGTTTACAACTTGTTTCTGCTGCGTTATAGGAGCCCAAAAGATCAGTTATTGTATTGATTTAATAGATTAaaaatatataatggaaatagtgTAATGTGTATTTCACATCATTCATAGAAAATGTGGCCTTGCGTGGAAAAGCGACCCAGTCCTACCGGACAGGGCATTTTACTGGAGCCGCCTACTGTGCTATTGATGGAAACCGTGACTCTAACTCGATAGCCGGATCATGCACCCACACAATTCAACAGAACAATCCTTGGTGGAGAGTGGACCTGCTGGAGTCTTACATCGTCACCTCCATTGCCATCACAAACAGAGGAGATTGTTGTGCAGAAAGGATCAATGGAGCAGAGATTCACATCGGCAACTCTTTGGTACACAACGGTGCTGTAAACCCAGTGTAAGTGAATATACAGACTTACCAAAAACATCTGACTCAACTGTCCATTAATTTTCTTACCATCTGATGCAGATAGACTATAagtgtgtgatattaaaccaaATTTAAAAATCGGTTATAATTATAAAACTGTGTCTGCATGAGTGAAACTCTTTTCTGCCATCAGCTGATTGTCGTTTATTTAGATAACATGTTGCAGCAGGGACACTGTCacgctcccgggctcacctaacactctggactccacttcccacaatcccactcacacacctgacactaccacgtgcactccatcagccaaccccgagccacttcctaggagtggctcccctgagttctaattgagccctctgtatttaatccttcgtttgtctaatttttatttcagttttatttgttatctgtttgacattttcttgttactgtaacacgtgaatttccctgatgtgggatgaataaagtgaatctaatctaatctaatcacctgtacctttttgtttatgtctgtatttataccccctgtttgttttgttcattgcaTAGTAATGCCTCCACATTTCCGTGAGTGGTTATATTTCTGATTGCGGTTCCGTGTATGACCCATTTTGCCTTCTGGTTTCGCcgagcccttgtgtttatctgctCGTTTCTCGATCTTTGTCTGTTTCTCGACTCTGAGTTGCCTAGCCCCTGTTTTTTCCTGATTtccggttcttggactattgcccgtttcatgACCTCGATTTGTTTAGCCCTCACTACTTTGTTGGATTtcccggtattgacctggcctggttatTGTACATTTGTCTCCTCTCACTGTGcccattaaaaccttgagtttattcttaatctgcgagcgtctggtttgtcacagccgcgtTACAGACACCAAGACACAAGAAATATATTTAATTTATGACAAGTgagattaaaaaaatataaatgacTGACATTTTAAATTAAATGATATATGCTTAGtttagaacaagataaagtggctagagatgatgagatgtttagTTTGTTGGAAAAATGGCTGCCTATTATTTCTTCGTATCAACCTGTCAAGTACTACAATTATAAAACAAATTCTTGCTctgctttttctctctctctctctctcttttagggTTGCTACAATTAAAGAAATACCAGCAGGCAGGACTTTAACAATACCTTTTGCCAGACGTGTGGAGGGACGTTATGTGACTGTGGTTCTGCCTGGTTTACAGAAGATCCTTTCACTCTGCGAAGTGGAAGTCTATGGTTACCGAGCCCCAACTGGTGAGAGGCAAACATGAGGCTGAAGGCAGCTGATTTATTCTGAAAATGAATGAACATATTCAAAATTATTCAGTCAATAAAAAATTGTAAGTCATATGATACAACTTTCTGAAAAGTTGATAAAGATTTGCAGATTTGGCAGTGGAGGTGTACAGTTCCAGGCTAGATCAGATAACACAGTACTACTGCTACAGTACAGTCGGGTGGCCACTAATCAGAAGGCCAGTGAATTGATCCCTGGCTCCTTCAGTCCACATGTCCTTGGGCAAGATGCTAAACCCTAAACTGCCTCTGAATGAGTGAATGTGTCTActatgtaaagcactttgagtcATCGACAAGACTAGACAAGATGCTGTGTAAGTGCAGTCCATTTACCACTTACTATTACTGATGGTAAATTGACATTCTTCAAGTCTGGCAGTATGAAACAACAGCCATCCCAACAACTCTCCATAATTTTGACCCTTTGCTCTGTAGAAATCACCAGTGAAATCTAGATATTAGTGCTGATGTGTGCAACTGTGTCCTTTGTGCAGGAGAGAACCTGGCACTCCAAGGAAAAGCTACACAGTCATCACTGTATGGTACAAGTATTGCCTATAATGCCATCGATGGGAATCGTGCCAGCAAGCTCAGCCAGGCTTCCTGCGCGGTCAcaaacccagacctcaatccctGGTGGCGACTGGACCTGCGCAAAACCCATAAAGTGTTCTCAATTAACATAACCAACCGAGATGAGTATTCAGAACGAATAAATGGAGCTGAGATACGTATTGGAGATTCACTTGAAAACAATGGTAACAACAATCCCAGGTAATTTACAGTCTATTAAATAAATACTAATATAACTATGTCATAGTTTGTTGAAATAACACATTTATGCTCAAAAAAATAATCAGTTTGATGTCCTTATATTATTTATCCATTTTTGTTCAGTTGATCATTTCATAAGTTAACAAAATTATTACTACTTCTCCTAGGTGTGCTGTTATTTCACGCATCCCTCCAGGTTTCACCCAAAACTTCCAGTGTAATGGGATGGACGGTCGTTATGTTAACATTGTCATTCCAGGAAGACGGGTGTATCTGACCCTGTGTGAGGTGGAGGTGTATGGCTCCAGACTAGATTAGGTTTGAGGATACAAACCCCCAAAATGTGGGATTTACTATCATAGAACACAGGAAATATTCTCATTTGAAAAGCTGAAAGTAGTGATTTTTCATtgacattttctttaaaaaaaaaaaaaaaatgactcaaACGGTTAATCGGTTATCAAAATGGTTTCTAATTAATTTTCTCAATCAACTGAGTTACTGAATAATCAGCTAATTGCACAGCACTGGCTGGTCTCTGGGTACTTGGGTAAATAATGAAACTGCCATGTACAGCAGAGGTGAATAGGGAACTAACAACAAAATTTTGCCCTGAGGCCTCACTCCTGTTGCGACACTAGTTTAGCCTCCACTTGGGAGATCACTATAAGTAGACACAAGAGTAATATGGTTTATGGCACCTTAAAGCTGCATTCACACATTTTTGACCACAAGGTGACGGAAGACTTTTGAAACAAGATGAAAGGAACGAAGGATATTATCACCTTAACACTGTTCCTGCTGAAAAGTCATATCCTGTCAACACTGAGCAACATTAACACTCATTTGGAGTAATTTTGTCTTCATCTGCTGCTCTTTAGGTTGATTTACAGCAGTGAGACTGAGCCATATAAACCAGAGGAAAAGACAAAACAATAATCAAAACAGGGCTGAAAATCTTGTTGGTGATatgttagtgaaaattatttctgTGTGCGTCACTATCAGCAACACCTTTCTCATTACgcatgatcatttcatttcaatgTATTGTGAACAGAAATTATGCTAGATATTGCCAAATCAACATGATTCAACTGTGTGATCATTTTTTATGTTATTTGTGGTGCTGTTAAACTGTACTGCATTATACAGAGAGATGTTTTCATTATTCAGTGAACTTTTCTCTGCATTGTCACTGCCCACAGATGAATAGTACATCTTTGCTGAAATAAACTGAAACAGTGAACAGTCTGCCATAGCTTTTCTTGTTTTCAATGACCCTATATTCATTCTTCATGAAACAGACTAACATATTTCCTCAGATAATTCTTCTATTAATATTTCTGTTTGTCTagcagtttcaaaaaaaaaaaaatcaatttcagGTAAAACTCAATATGGTTGGCACCATGACTTAAGCAGCTGAACTTGTGAAGATGTGGCCTGTTAATATATAGAATGTTTTCAACTACAAGATATCCATAACAACAGTACTTTTAATTGTTAATACCTGCTAATAATTAAAAGAATAATGTGACATTTTGGGAAATATGTCCCACTCTCCCCACCCAAGCTACCATCTAACAGGCATCTTAAATAGATAATGGAAGGTCAGCACATCTAGAACAatacttctcattatctctagccactttatcctgactCTCACTAAAGACTTTTATTTTCACCTTTGCTTTTAATTGCAACTAACTGCACTctgtacttctcatctcattatctgtagccgctttatcctgttctacagggtcgcaggcgagctggatcctatcccagctgactacaggcgaaaggcagggtacaccctggacaagtcgccaggtcatcacagggctgacacatagacacagacaaccattcacactca of Neoarius graeffei isolate fNeoGra1 chromosome 22, fNeoGra1.pri, whole genome shotgun sequence contains these proteins:
- the LOC132871017 gene encoding uncharacterized protein LOC132871017, whose translation is MKHSSALLLLLLGTSSAYTYQNVALRGKATQSYRTGHFTGAAYCAIDGNRDSNSIAGSCTHTIQQNNPWWRVDLLESYIVTSIAITNRGDCCAERINGAEIHIGNSLVHNGAVNPVVATIKEIPAGRTLTIPFARRVEGRYVTVVLPGLQKILSLCEVEVYGYRAPTGENLALQGKATQSSLYGTSIAYNAIDGNRASKLSQASCAVTNPDLNPWWRLDLRKTHKVFSINITNRDEYSERINGAEIRIGDSLENNGNNNPRCAVISRIPPGFTQNFQCNGMDGRYVNIVIPGRRVYLTLCEVEVYGSRLD